In Porites lutea chromosome 9, jaPorLute2.1, whole genome shotgun sequence, a single window of DNA contains:
- the LOC140949230 gene encoding uncharacterized protein, whose amino-acid sequence MESGEVIFSGYLFKSPPESKLRNLRSWTKRFFVLHKNKLLYYYKSDKDRKPVKGPIQLTWCKCVESNLDHEKFKYLFSIVTDKRTYYLVAETQQDMEIWVEKLCIVCGFIRTDHGTTDQGQSLESHRPAKPNEYSISHAHPRPIANKSRTMSPVGTPSSFSSSGSSLTSPTGPCPLSIPRHVIDGQNKSRSLSDPPEASLDPPVVPRGTVRRQSEQIGSSTLPGHVHGVHNKARLSGNLLEAFNAEPRRPLSGDAYDNLPSPKKVLGHSVSTPAVDSDSHQENYDNVPIPRALNPVTSPLSPRPPSGHHLSPDKYDKLPTPRPVSQGSNRSSQDVYDLVPPPRPMSSCSQSDQGLYDVPPTGRMDSEENYDVVPPPRPMSSSSQEDQGLYDIPPRGKIGDQDNYDFVPPPRPTSSCSDDGQALYDVPPIAKSPEQENYDFVPPVSRPVAPKPSHLQARRSQQNYDVLPVRQSIYDVPPVVRSPEEENYDIVPPCRPVAPKPNHIHPGIAQENYDSLPLRRTSQPVCNGQSTMDELLNGRVSDQENYDHVPIIHRPVVPKSNHIQQGLSQENYDVVPIRQNSPKVSQSPSVYDNRTSEWSSTQENYDIVPCFNRPVSTLTSPTQPTSQDIYDIVPIPRPSDDNYDIVPPPRAISTSYQPGNSSSIQSNGLGEHDQRFSDIYSVPPNLQSSDSSEYVPPSKNTPYRPGKDAYDPLPNTNRPVSADSGLNASFSSICSLKSDGDYGQEDRYDAPLPALPTQSRDSGSLSDDNPEEDREPSDIYDVPPNWGSNNNALQMTSDEIYDVPPKHDQVSPSESVASPVVDRSTKPPPMVNRAAKPKTGKENHSYCNMPPKVDRELKYKSGTIAPPEHNYMNYGFHPPQRPQHLPLVKTLPGNHSVGAFPNQTDRWSSGPTDDADYLPMQPPTRSETTRCYSFTKEEKPGSRAVSVDQCYEDMSALQTRRYSGGKSSSSSTSSLADNDELYMAMAPSQMEQRKRRDLLYAEVEIVDGTNHMAPVPSPSRRENTQYTYINEESTRALLQTSNAWHGNR is encoded by the exons ATGGAGAGTGGAGAAGTAATTTTTTCAGGATACTTGTTTAAATCACCTCCAGAAAGCAAGCTGCGTAACCTAAGATCG TGgacaaaacgtttttttgttttgcataaaaacaagCTGCTGTATTATTACAAGAGTGATAAAGATAGGAAGCCTGTCAAAGGTCCAATTCAACTGACTTGGTGCAAGTGTGTTGAGTCAAATTTGGATCATGAGAAGTTCAAGTATCTATTCAGTATTGTCACAGACAAGCGGACATATTACCTTGTGGCTGAAACACAACAAGATATGGAAATCTGGGTTGAAAAACTCTGCATTGTTTGTGGTTTCATAAGAACGGATCATGGTACAACGGATCAAGGACAATCCCTTG AGTCGCATCGACCTGCAAAACCTAATGAGTACAGCATCTCCCATGCTCACCCTCGACCTATTGCTAACAAGTCACGTACAATGAGTCCTGTTGGAACACCATCCAGTTTTTCATCATCAGGCTCAAGTCTGACGTCACCTACAGGTCCTTGCCCACTTTCCATTCCCAGGCATGTTATAGATGGCCAAAACAAATCTAGGTCATTGAGTGACCCTCCAGAAGCCTCCTTAGATCCTCCAGTAGTTCCTCGTGGGACTGTTAGAAGGCAGTCAGAACAAATTGGAAGTAGCACACTCCCTGGTCATGTTCATGGGGTACATAACAAGGCACGTCTTTCAGGGAATCTTTTAGAAGCTTTCAATGCTGAGCCTCGTAGACCTTTGTCTGGGGATGCCTATGACAATTTACCCAGTCCCAAGAAAGTTTTAGGACATTCAGTGTCCACCCCTGCAGTAGATTCTGACAGTCACCAGGAAAATTATGACAATGTTCCAATACCTAGAGCACTTAATCCTGTGACCAGTCCTTTGTCGCCAAGACCACCATCGGGGCATCACTTGTCTCCTGACAAATATGATAAACTGCCCACACCACGCCCTGTTTCCCAGGGGAGTAACAGGTCTTCCCAGGATGTGTATGATTTAGTACCACCCCCAAGACCAATGTCTTCTTGTAGTCAAAGTGATCAAGGCTTGTATGACGTGCCGCCAACTGGAAGGATGGACAGTGAGGAAAACTACGATGTTGTTCCTCCTCCACGGCCAATGTCGTCTAGTAGTCAAGAAGATCAAGGCTTGTATGATATTCCTCCTCGCGGAAAAATTGGTGATCAGGACAACTATGATTTTGTTCCTCCCCCGAGGCCAACATCGTCTTGTAGTGATGATGGCCAAGCACTTTACGATGTTCCTCCAATTGCTAAGTCACCAGAACAAGAGAACTATGACTTTGTCCCTCCGGTATCCAGACCAGTTGCTCCTAAGCCAAGTCATCTTCAGGCAAGGAGATCTCAACAAAATTATGATGTTTTACCAGTGAGACAAAGTATTTACGATGTCCCTCCAGTGGTTAGATCACCAGAAGAGGAAAACTATGACATCGTACCACCTTGCCGACCAGTTGCTCCCAAACCAAACCATATTCATCCTGGTATTGCACAGGAAAATTATGATTCCTTACCATTACGACGAACATCGCAGCCTGTGTGCAATGGACAAAGCACAATGGACGAACTCCTTAATGGGAGAGTGTCAGATCAGGAAAACTATGATCATGTTCCAATCATACATCGACCAGTTGTACCAAAATCAAACCATATTCAGCAAGGCTTATCACAAGAGAATTATGATGTTGTGCCAATTCGACAGAATTCACCCAAGGTTTCACAAAGCCCAAGTGTGTATGATAATCGTACTTCTGAATGGTCTTCCACTCAGGAAAACTATGACATTGTTCCTTGTTTCAACCGACCAGTGTCCACATTAACAAGTCCTACACAACCTACTTCACAAGATATTTATGATATTGTACCAATTCCTCGGCCATCAGATGATAACTATGATATTGTCCCTCCACCGAGGGCAATATCAACATCTTATCAACCTGGTAATTCCTCAAGCATTCAAAGTAATGGTTTGGGTGAGCATGATCAACGTTTTTCAGACATTTACAGTGTTCCCCCAAATCTACAGTCATCAGATTCTAGCGAATATGTGCCACCTTCAAAGAACACTCCATACCGACCAGGTAAAGATGCCTATGACCCTCTTCCAAACACTAATCGGCCGGTGAGTGCAGATTCTGGGCTTAATGCATCTTTTTCAAGCATCTGTTCTTTAAAGTCTGATGGGGATTACGGGCAAGAGGATCGGTATGATGCTCCTTTGCCAGCACTCCCTACACAGTCAAGAGATTCAGGATCTTTAAGCGATGACAACCCTGAGGAGGATAGAGAGCCAAGTGATATTTATGATGTGCCGCCCAATTGGGGATCCAACAATAATGCACTTCAGATGACTTCAGATGAAATCTATGATGTGCCCCCAAAACATGACCAAG TAAGTCCAAGTGAGTCTGTGGCGAGTCCTGTGGTTGATCGTTCCACAAAGCCCCCTCCAATGGTCAATAGAGCTGCTAAACCAAAGACAGGAAAAGAAAACCACAGCTACTGCAACATGCCACCAAAAGTTGACAGAGAACTCAAATATAAAAGTGGCACAATAGCACCACCTGAACACAACTATATGAACTATGGTTTCCATCCACCGCAGCGTCCTCAGCATCTGCCTTTGGTTAAGACTCTACCAGGGAACCACTCTGTTGGGGCTTTTCCTAACCAAACTGATCGATGGTCTTCAGGACCTACCGATGATGCAGATTATCTTCCTATGCAGCCACCTACAAGATCAGAAACAACACGCTGCTACAGCTTTACTAAAGAGGAAAAACCAGGATCAAGAGCAGTAAGTGTTGATCAATGTTATGAGGACATGTCAGCGTTGCAGACTAGGAGGTATTCTGGGGGAAAGAGTTCTTCGTCTTCAACATCATCGTTGGCTGATAATGATGAATTGTACATGGCAATGGCGCCCTCCCAA ATGGAACAGAGAAAGCGACGAGATCTTCTGTATGCAGAAGTTGAGATTGTTGATGGAACAAATCACATGGCACCAGTTCCCAGCCCATCTAGAAGAGAAAACACTCAGTACACCTACATTAATGAGGAGTCTACGAGAGCTTTGCTTCAAACATCTAACGCTTGGCATGGGAATCGGTGA
- the LOC140947999 gene encoding patched domain-containing protein 3-like, which produces MNETITANEPFILEHNRVERPVQKSADYAAGNKANREGSCYKHRFNPCHRWSLLCSWFVLFQQYFVGKLGEHVAKHPILSILVCVLFVCFCAAGVAWLKTESRTEKLFIPQDSRAIKDLNTAKQFFPINVRYGKVILEARAQNPNVLTPECLHEAYDVHNQILELNLYSEYCSTLSGQKAASLKDCVTVDPFEIFSVTNFSKKTALEIQLELNKALNNNSLIMRNGQLFKVNFKRIFGHPTGTRNGTDLYVTGAHALQLTYFIRDPSEDDISKKVLEWEKTFLDKASSLSTTCFKMYYEAERSTDDAIAENGSADITLVSFTFIVMISFACIMLSKFSNPLTGHSLLAGAGVLAVSFGILSGIGIAMWCHVTFVNIVGVVPFLVISIGIDDMFIIVDDLDRQPRQFSLVRTIKEVMSRTGPTVTMTTMTDLVAFAVSTSTQLPAIRSFCIYAALATTFAYVMMITFFVAVMTFDVKRIKSGRRDCLPVCQAPQPKDGEAPWDEPRPQSSNRIMKSWSTFLMHPASKFFVLILSLVALSMGIYGTTKVTERFDKTMLAKDDSDLMKFLAVEDKYFQQSIPVSIVLTGEEKYQESTTQEEISKLSSIVKENSYFQSKCISWMDALRQFSKAKNINISGPNFMPALRNFIKIPRFSGFKQDVKLSSNESQVLASRVVAFMKNDPASTFQKNAMLTIREDLAIKSPLKVFPISRSFIFFEQYAIISRETTRNLIIAALAVLVVTSLFLVDCSVTILVVANFVALILELFGLMYVWDVSLNGVSMITLVMAIGFAVDYSAHIAHAFVMSKEETADKRVVDAVSTLGASVFMGGFSTFLGMLVLVFASSEIYRIFFRMFMGIVLFGLLHGLCILPVQLSFLWWRPAVTHAQTSNSEQLTKEADAEGEENI; this is translated from the exons ATGAACGAAACAATTACAGCAAACGAACCCTTCATATTGGAACATAATAGAGTTGAAAGACCAGTGCAAAAATCAGCGGATTATGCCGCGGGCAACAAGGCCAACAGAGAGGG GTCTTGTTACAAACATCGCTTTAATCCCTGTCATCGGTGGTCTTTGCTGTGTAGTTGGTTTGTTCTTTTCCAGCAATACTTTGTTGGTAAACTCGGAGAACATGTGGCAAAACATCCGATACTATCCATTTTGGTATGCGTCCTGTTCGTTTGCTTTTGTGCGGCGGGGGTTGCTTGGCTTAAAACAGAAAGCAGAACTGAGAAATTGTTTATTCCTCAGGATAGTAGAGCTATCAAAGACTTAAATACGGCGAAGCAGTTTTTTCCGATCAACGTTCGTTAtgggaaagttattttagaaGCACGTGCGCAGAACCCTAACGTTCTTACACCTGAATGTCTCCACGAAGCGTACGACGTGCATAATCAGATTTTAGAATTAAATTTATATTCCGAATATTGTTCGACTCTTTCAGGACAGAAAGCGGCCTCTCTGAAGGATTGCGTAACTGTAGAtccttttgaaatattttcagtgACAAACTTTAGTAAAAAGACCGCGCTTGAAATCCAGCTGGAGCTTAACAAAGCGTTGAACAATAATAGTTTGATAATGCGAAATGGTCAACTTTTTAAGGTCAACTTCAAGAGAATATTCGGTCACCCAACAGGGACCCGTAACGGGACTGATTTGTATGTAACAGGTGCGCATGCACTACAACTGACTTATTTCATCCGGGATCCTTCAGAAGATGACATAAGCAAGAAAGTTCTTGAATGGGAGAAGACCTTCTTGGACAAGGCTTCTTCGCTTTCTACGACCTGCTTTAAGATGTATTATGAAGCAGAAAGAAGTACGGACGATGCTATTGCTGAAAATGGGAGTGCAGATATTACTCTTGTATCCTTCACTTTTATAGTTATGATATCCTTCGCTTGCATTATGTTGAGCAAGTTTTCCAATCCACTGACTGGCCATTCGCTGCTTGCGGGCGCAGGCGTTCTTGCAGtcagttttggaattttatCGGGAATAGGAATCGCTATGTGGTGTCACGTCACGTTTGTTAACATCGTAGGCGTGGTTCCTTTCTTAGTTATTAGCATAGGAATCGACGACATGTTTATTATTGTTGATGACTTGGATCGTCAACCGCGCCAGTTTAGTTTGGTCAGGACTATTAAAGAGGTTATGTCAAGAACTGGCCCAACAGTTACCATGACAACCATGACGGATTTAGTAGCCTTTGCGGTCAGTACATCGACTCAGCTTCCTGCCATTAG atccTTTTGTATTTATGCAGCATTAGCCACAACGTTTGCGTATGTAATGATGATAACCTTCTTTGTCGCTGTCATGACATTTGATGTTAAGAGAATCAAATCTGGACGCCGAGACTGTCTACCAGTCTGTCAAGCACCTCAGCCAAAAGATGGCGAGGCACCCTGGGACGAGCCGCGCCCGCAGTCATCAAACCGCATCATGAAGAGCTGGTCAACATTTCTTATGCATCCTGCCTCAAAGTTTTTTGTGCTTATTCTTTCCTTAGTGGCGCTCTCTATGGGAATATACGGAACCACCAAAGTGACTGAAAG GTTTGATAAAACCATGTTGGCCAAGGACGATTCTGATCTCATGAAGTTTCTTGCTGTTGAAGACAAGTACTTTCAACAATCCATTCCTGTCAGTATAGTTCTCACCGGTGAGGAAAAATATCAGGAAAGCACAACTCAAGAAGAAATAAGCAAGCTGTCAAGCATTGTTAAGGAGAACAGTTATTTTCAATCAAAATGTATATCGTGGATGGATGCCCTGAGGCAGTTTTCcaaagcaaaaaatataaatatttctGGACCAAATTTCATGCCTGCattaagaaattttattaaaattccGCGATTTTCAGGTTTTAAGCAAGACGTGAAACTGTCCTCTAATGAAAGTCAAGTACTTGCTTCTCGGGTTGTAGCTTTCATGAAGAATGACCCTGCTTCAACCTTTCAGAAAAACGCCATGTTAACAATTCGCGAGGATCTTGCTATCAAGTCTCCACTTAAAGTGTTTCCGATCAGCCGTTCTTTCATCTTCTTTGAGCAATACGCCATAATCTCTAGGGAAACCACAAGGAACCTTATAATAGCGGCCTTAGCCGTGCTTGTAGTTACGTCCCTTTTCCTGGTTGATTGCTCCGTGACGATCTTAGTGGTGGCTAATTTCGTGGCCCTGATACTGGAGCTGTTTGGCCTGATGTACGTGTGGGATGTGTCTCTGAATGGCGTGTCGATGATCACTCTTGTCATGGCTATCGGCTTCGCTGTGGACTATAGCGCGCACATTGCGCATGCGTTCGTGATGTCCAAGGAGGAGACTGCTGACAAGCGGGTCGTGGACGCAGTTAGTACGCTCGGTGCCAGTGTTTTCATGGGAG GATTTAGTACTTTCCTTGGCATGTTGGTGCTTGTTTTCGCTTCCTCAGAAATTTACCGCATATTCTTTCGTATGTTCATGGGTATTGTGTTATTTGGACTTCTTCATGGCCTGTGTATCTTACCTGTGCAGCTCTCCTTCCTGTGGTGGAGACCAGCTGTCACGCATGCGCAGACCAGCAACTCGGAGCAATTGACAAAGGAAGCAGATGCCGAGGGAGAGGAAAATATATAG